The Candidatus Neomarinimicrobiota bacterium genomic sequence AGCGAGATCTCTCGCAGGCTGCGACACACATTTTTTCAGGTTTATGCCGCCGGGAATGACGCCCAAGTGGACTGGGAAGGCGGCTATGCCCGCTACCGGCGTCAGCGGTTGGCCCGCCGCCAGTGGAAATTGCGGCTGCGACGACTCCTAAACGGTAAATAGACAGAGACGCTGGCCGTGGAGGAACGGCAGCACGGCCCGCACCTGGACCAATTCGAGCCCGGCTGTGGCGGCCTCATACTCCAGATCACGCCGGGATAGCATGGTTATCCTGGACGGCTGCCGCACCATGCGCCGGTGCAGACGGTGCAGAGCAGTGTCCAGGTAGAGCGACGCCAGTACCCAGCGTCGGCTCACCCGTTTGTATTCCTCCAAAATAGCGATTCGTTCGTCCCGCTCATGGATGTGCTGCAGCAGGCGCAACGAGAAAACCACGTCGAAACTGTCGTCACGATACGGCAGCCC encodes the following:
- a CDS encoding methyltransferase domain-containing protein: MAYRAWQSLQEVERYARKRYRHWDQRWLHRREQRLVAKLFADHGLGGTILDAPVGYGRFQAQLAQFGQVHALDANTFALLYQRSTPGLAKSSAAGRAEGLPYRDDSFDVVFSLRLLQHIHERDERIAILEEYKRVSRRWVLASLYLDTALHRLHRRMVRQPSRITMLSRRDLEYEAATAGLELVQVRAVLPFLHGQRLCLFTV